The following is a genomic window from Deinococcus sp. LM3.
GTCAGGCCGGAAAGGAAAGTCAGGCCGGCAGTGAGATTGAAGCCGGGACGGGCAGGCCCGCGCCGGCAGGGCGTTCGCCCGTACCATACGCTGCCGGCTGCGGGCTTCAACAGGTTCATGCAGACTTTTGGGCTGCTGTGCGGGCGCCGGGCGGCAGGTCTCAAGAAAACCCATGGATCCCCCGGTGACGGGGAACCGGCGCGGTTGATACCCTGCGTGACAGATGCCTGCCCGTTACCCTGCCTGCCCTGACCATCACTCTCCCCGCCGGACGTCCGCATGAGCGGCGGTCTGGTTGCCCTGCTCGACGACGTGGCCGCCATCGCGCGCCTCGCGGCGGCGTCCATCGACGACATCGGCGCGGCCGCCAGCCGGGCCGGCGTGAAGGCCATCGGGGTGGTCGTGGACGACGCGGCCGTCACGCCCCGGTACGTTACCGGTTTCACGCCGGACCGCGAGTTGCCGATCATCTGGCGGATCGCGCGCGGCTCGCTGCGCAACAAGGTCGTGTTCATCCTGCCGGCGGCGCTGCTGCTCAGTCAGTTCCTGCCGTGGTCCCTGACGCCGATTCTGATGGTCGGCGGCGCGTACCTGTGCTTCGAGGGGGCCGAGAAGGTCTACGAGGCCCTCACCCACCACGATCACGGAGCGGCGGCCGAGGAAGCGGTCCTGAGTGGCGCCGAACACGAGCAGAAGATGGTGTCCGGCGCGATCCGCACGGATTTCATCCTGTCGGCCGAGATCATGGCGATCTCGCTGGCCGAGGTGGCGAACGAACCGTTCGTGTCGCGCGCCCTGATCCTGGTGGTCGTTGCGCTGGTCATCACGGCGCTGGTGTACGGCGTGGTGGGCATCATCGTGAAGATGGACGACCTGGGACTGCGACTGGCCCGCAGCGGGTCCGGCGCGGCGC
Proteins encoded in this region:
- a CDS encoding DUF808 domain-containing protein translates to MSGGLVALLDDVAAIARLAAASIDDIGAAASRAGVKAIGVVVDDAAVTPRYVTGFTPDRELPIIWRIARGSLRNKVVFILPAALLLSQFLPWSLTPILMVGGAYLCFEGAEKVYEALTHHDHGAAAEEAVLSGAEHEQKMVSGAIRTDFILSAEIMAISLAEVANEPFVSRALILVVVALVITALVYGVVGIIVKMDDLGLRLARSGSGAARTFGRGLVKGMPVVMGALSVVGTAAMLWVGGHILIDGLDKLGVGGPAHLLHDWAVAAGNALPALHSLIEWLVETLGSAVVGLVVGGLIVALLHLLPGRKAAAH